In Musa acuminata AAA Group cultivar baxijiao chromosome BXJ2-10, Cavendish_Baxijiao_AAA, whole genome shotgun sequence, a genomic segment contains:
- the LOC135581787 gene encoding NAC domain-containing protein 90-like isoform X2 — translation MNTVPPGFRFYPTEEELIGFYLQNKLENRREDMEQVIPVVDVYCLDPWQLPPLSGEHCRRDGEQWLFLCPRQEREAHGGRPTRTTPSGYWKATGSLSYVFSSTNRVMGMKRTMVFYQGRTPTGTKTRWKMNEYRALEEGATTVPLSATQKLRSEFSVCRMYTKSGCVRSFDRRPAAAASAATDAQRMPEVLPSGNEPSSSKRTLSHDSSSSDGNGSQRSVRQRGEDDPGLIGENDDCDLSQDWF, via the exons ATGAACACCGTCCCGCCGGGGTTCCGTTTCTACCCGACCGAAGAAGAGTTGATCGGTTTCTACCTTCAGAACAAGCTCGAGAACCGAAGAGAAGACATGGAACAGGTCATCCCCGTGGTTGATGTCTACTGCCTCGATCCATGGCAGCTTCCTC CGTTGTCTGGAGAGCATTGCAGGCGAGATGGAGAGCAATGGTTGTTCTTATGCCCAAGGCAGGAGAGGGAAGCGCATGGAGGGCGGCCGACTCGAACCACGCCATCGGGCTACTGGAAGGCCACCGGATCCCTGAGCTACGTGTTCTCGTCCACGAACCGAGTCATGGGTATGAAGAGGACCATGGTCTTCTACCAAGGAAGAACTCCCACCGGAACCAAGACCAGGTGGAAGATGAACGAGTACAGAGCACtcgaggaaggtgcaaccaccgttCCGCTAAGCGCAACACAGAAG CTCCGCAGCGAATTCAGCGTGTGCCGCATGTATACCAAGTCAGGCTGCGTGAGATCATTTGATCGACGACCCGCCGCCGCCGCTTCTGCTGCAACTGATGCCCAAAGAATGCCCGAGGTGCTGCCCTCAGGCAATGAACCGTCTTCATCGAAAAGGACCCTATCTCATGATAGCTCTTCATCCGATGGCAATGGCTCTCAGCGCTCCGTGCGACAACGGGGAGAAGACGATCCGGGGTTGATCGGCGAGAACGACGACTGCGACCTGTCGCAGGACTGGTTCTGA
- the LOC135624406 gene encoding sorting nexin 1-like produces MISPETSPPRSSSQSPRSPPAAPFLYISVTDPVKLGNGVQAYISYRVITRTNLPEFQGPEKIVIRRYSDFVWLHDRLAEKYKGIFIPPLPEKSAVEKFRFSTEFIEMRRQALDIFINRIASHPELKQSEDLRTFLQEDEETMERARSQETGIFKKPADLIQIFKDVQTKVSDVVLGKEKPVEETDPEYEKLKHYIFGLEDHLAETQKQAFRLVKRHRELGQSLSDFGKAMKLLGACEGNSLGKVFSELGAKSELLSIKLQKEAHNLLMNFEEPLKDYVRAVQSIKVTFADRANAFRQHCELAETTKLKEINLDKLNLMRSDKVREAEMEYRELKSESEQATRRFETIVRLMNEEIVRFQEQKTADMGLAFHQFAKGQAKLANDIADAWRSVLPKIEACSVSSQHG; encoded by the exons ATGATTTCTCCG GAGACGAGTCCGCCGAGGTCATCCTCGCAGAGCCCTAGATCTCCGCCAGCAGCGCCCTTCCTCTATATATCCGTCACCGATCCCGTCAAGTTAGGCAATGGCGTCCAGGCCTACATCTCCTATCGCGTTATCACTAGG ACAAATCTTCCTGAATTTCAAGGGCCAGAGAAAATTGTCATTCGCCGGTACAGTGATTTTGTGTGGTTGCATGATAGACTAGCTGAAAAGTACAAAGGAATATTTATTCCTCCCCTTCCAGAGAAGAGTGCTGTAG AGAAGTTCCGTTTCAGCACTGAGTTTATTGAGATGAGGCGTCAAGCACTGGATATATTCATAAATCGAATAGCTTCTCACCCTGAACTGAAGCAAAGCGAGGATTTGAGGACCTTTCTTCAGGAAGATGAAGAG ACAATGGAGAGAGCAAGGTCCCAGGAGACTGGTATTTTCAAGAAGCCTGCGGATTTGATACAAATTTTTAAG GATGTGCAAACAAAAGTAAGCGATGTGGTCCTTGGAAAGGAGAAACCTGTGGAAGAGACAGACCCTGAGTATGAGAAGCTAAAGCACTATATCTTTGGTCTTGAAGACCATCTAGCAGAGACACAAAAACAGGCTTTTCGTCTTGTAAAGAGGCACAGAG AACTGGGACAGTCATTGTCTGACTTTGGGAAGGCTATGAAGCTCTTAGGTGCCTGCGAAGGAAATTCTCTTGGAAAGGTTTTTTCAGAGCTTGGTGCAAAGTCAGAGTTGTTATCGATAAAGTTACAGAAGGAG GCTCACAACCTTTTAATGAATTTTGAAGAACCCTTAAAAGATTATGTGCGAGCTGTACAGTCTATTAAG GTTACTTTTGCTGATAGAGCTAATGCTTTCAGACAGCACTGTGAGTTGGCTGAAACAACCAAGCTAAAGGAGATCAACCT AGACAAATTGAACCTTATGCGCTCAGACAAGGTTAGAGAAGCCGAAATGGAGTACAGGGAG CTGAAATCAGAGAGTGAACAAGCAACCAGAAGATTTGAGACAATTGTTAGGTTGATGAACGAAGAGATAGTGCGGTTTCAAGAACAGAAGACTGCAGACATGGGACTTGCCTTCCATCAATTTGCCAAGGGACAAGCAAAACTTGCTAATGACATAGCCGACGCATGGCGCAGCGTCCTACCCAAGATCGAAGCATGCTCTGTTTCCTCACAACATGGCTAG
- the LOC135581787 gene encoding NAC domain-containing protein 90-like isoform X1 codes for MNTVPPGFRFYPTEEELIGFYLQNKLENRREDMEQVIPVVDVYCLDPWQLPPLSGEHCRRDGEQWLFLCPRQEREAHGGRPTRTTPSGYWKATGSLSYVFSSTNRVMGMKRTMVFYQGRTPTGTKTRWKMNEYRALEEGATTVPLSATQKVIIASIVAPEPYQSTSHHCSKLLHLALLLSQLRSEFSVCRMYTKSGCVRSFDRRPAAAASAATDAQRMPEVLPSGNEPSSSKRTLSHDSSSSDGNGSQRSVRQRGEDDPGLIGENDDCDLSQDWF; via the exons ATGAACACCGTCCCGCCGGGGTTCCGTTTCTACCCGACCGAAGAAGAGTTGATCGGTTTCTACCTTCAGAACAAGCTCGAGAACCGAAGAGAAGACATGGAACAGGTCATCCCCGTGGTTGATGTCTACTGCCTCGATCCATGGCAGCTTCCTC CGTTGTCTGGAGAGCATTGCAGGCGAGATGGAGAGCAATGGTTGTTCTTATGCCCAAGGCAGGAGAGGGAAGCGCATGGAGGGCGGCCGACTCGAACCACGCCATCGGGCTACTGGAAGGCCACCGGATCCCTGAGCTACGTGTTCTCGTCCACGAACCGAGTCATGGGTATGAAGAGGACCATGGTCTTCTACCAAGGAAGAACTCCCACCGGAACCAAGACCAGGTGGAAGATGAACGAGTACAGAGCACtcgaggaaggtgcaaccaccgttCCGCTAAGCGCAACACAGAAGGTAATCATTGCCTCCATAGTGGCACCAGAACCCTATCAATCCACTTCGCACCATTGCAGTAAACTCCTGCATCTTGCGCTTCTTCTTTCACAGCTCCGCAGCGAATTCAGCGTGTGCCGCATGTATACCAAGTCAGGCTGCGTGAGATCATTTGATCGACGACCCGCCGCCGCCGCTTCTGCTGCAACTGATGCCCAAAGAATGCCCGAGGTGCTGCCCTCAGGCAATGAACCGTCTTCATCGAAAAGGACCCTATCTCATGATAGCTCTTCATCCGATGGCAATGGCTCTCAGCGCTCCGTGCGACAACGGGGAGAAGACGATCCGGGGTTGATCGGCGAGAACGACGACTGCGACCTGTCGCAGGACTGGTTCTGA